The genomic stretch AAACAACTCCCGTTAAGCAACAAAGACAAGGAAGAACGTGTCTCAAGCCTAACACCCCGCGAAAAGGATGTTTTCCGCTTATTGCTTGCAGGTCTTATGCTCAAAGAAACGGCCAAAGAATTGGGTATCAAGTATTCCACTGCCAACTCTCATATGTCTGCTGTCTATAGAAAACTGAACGTCAATACCAGGGCCGAGCTGATAATAAATTACGGGGGTATTGGCAGATGACAATACCGCAAGGAATGTA from Bacillota bacterium encodes the following:
- a CDS encoding helix-turn-helix transcriptional regulator, yielding MELYDKRAKTCDDEPPLCPAKQLPLSNKDKEERVSSLTPREKDVFRLLLAGLMLKETAKELGIKYSTANSHMSAVYRKLNVNTRAELIINYGGIGR